Below is a window of Nocardioides sp. S-1144 DNA.
CTGGCGGCCCTGGCGGGTCGTGGCCGAGGAGGGTGGGGCCGCACGCGAGGGCCACCCCGCAGAGTGCGCCGAGCAGCACGGCGGTGAGCACCCGCACCACGACCCGAGTCGACATGGGCCCAGCCAACACCGAACCCGGGTCGAGCCGTCGCGGTTCTCCACAGCCTCGGGCCGCGCGCGTGCCATCCTGTCGCGGTGCTGAGCCGACGACGTCTGCTGACCGGTGGCGCCTGCTCTGCCCTCCAGGCACCCGCCCGACGACCTGCGACCGTGGTGGCGCTGCAGGGTCTCGGCTGGAGCATCGACCCTCGCCCTGTACACGACCGCGGGTTCTGGCGCCGCGTGCTGCCGGCCCAGCTGGAGCTGCTGGGTCGGGCGTAGGCTCGTCGGCGTGACCGACCTGTCCTTCCGTGTCGCCGGGCTGGCTCCCGACGCCGTCGACTACCTCGCCGCGTGGGACCTCCAGCGCGAGGTGCACGCCGGTGTCGTGGCCGGTGCGCCCGGCACCGTGCTGCTGCTCGAGCACCCGCCCGTCTACACCGCCGGCAAGCGCACCGAGCAGCACGAGCGGCCCGCCGATCCCGGCGGGGCCGACGTGGTCGACGTCGACCGCGGCGGCAAGATCACCTTCCACGGACCCGGTCAGCTGGTCGGCTACCCGATCGTCCGGCTGCCCGACCACGTGAAGGTCGTCGACTACGTCCGCCGCGTCGAGGAGGCCCTCATCGCGGTGTGCCGCGACCTGGGCGTCGAGACCGCCCGGGTGCCGGGTCGCAGCGGCGTCTGGCTGCGAGCCGGGCACGGCCGTCCGGAGCGCAAGGTCGCCGCGATCGGGATCCGGGTCAGCCGGGGTGTCACCATGCACGGCTTCTCGCTCAACTGCGACGTCGACCTCGGCTGGTACGACCGCTTCGTGCCGTGCGGCATCGCCGACGCCGGGGTCACCACGCTGTCGGTCGAGACCGGCCGACGCGTCACAGTCGCCGACGTCCTGCCCGCCGTGGAGGCGCACCTGCGTCACTACCTCGCCTGGGGGCCCTACACCAGCACGCCCGACTACGACCCGCGTCCCGAGCCGGGTCGGACGCCGCGCATCGAGCTGGTCCGCCCCGGCGCCTGAGAGCCCGGTGTTGCTCGTCAGTCGCGGGGGAACCCGCGGAACGCCAGGTGCTCGCGCACCCGGTCGACGTCGGCGGCAGAGGGCATCGCGTCGGTGACCTTGGAGATCGACACCGCGATGTCGGCGTGGTCGTGCGGCGCGAGGCCGGCCTCCTCCAGCTCACGGGCGATCTCGACGACCTCCTCGTCGCTGAGCCGGCGCCGCAACAGGGCGAGCAGCGGGACGTAGTCCTGGGCCGGCACCCCCGCCGGGTAGCCCTCGCGCAGCCAGGCGACCACCCTGCTCAGCGGGCCCGTCACTTGTCGACCAACGAGGGCACGACGTTCTCGAAGCTGACTTCCTTGCCGAAGCCGGACGCGACGACGATCGTGATGCCGAGCGCGACCCCGGCCAGCACGACCGCGAAGCAGACCGCAGCCCCGAGGCGGCCGACGGGGTGGGGCGCCGCGTGACCGCCCTGGACGGTCTCGGCCGCTCCCCCGGCACCGTGGGCGAGCGAGCGGATGCCGAGGGCGAAGACGGCGGGCAGCCCGGCTCCGAGGAGCAGGCCGATCAGCAGGACCTGCCAGGCGCCCTCGAGGGCGAAGCCGATGTTCTCCATGTCGGTGCTCCTTCTCAGACCTTCGCCTGGGTCGGCATGCCGTCCCAGTCTGCGTTGACGTTGTCGTGGTCGACCGGCTCGCGCCGCGAACGGACGTACATGGCCCCCGACGCGGCGACCAGGACCACGAAGACCGCGACCGCCCCCGGCAGCCCGCCCACGAGGTGGGCGGCGTACCACGCGACCGCGCCGACGACGGCGGCCATCGGCAGCGTGACGAGCCAGGCCAGTGCCATCCGGGCCGCCACACCCCACCGGACCTCGGCTCCCTTCTTGCCGACCCCGGTGCCGAGGATCGACCCGGTGGCGACGTGGGTGGTCGACAGCGCGAACCCCAGGTGGCTCGAGGTCAGGATGACGGCGGCCGAGGAGCTCTCCGCTGCCATGCCCTGCGGTGAGGAGATCTCGACCAGCCCCTTGCCCAGGGTCCGGATGATGCGCCAGCCACCGAGGTAGGTGCCGAGCGCGATCGCGACCGCGCACGAGACCTTCACCCACAACGGGATGCTGGTGGTGTCGCTCCACTCCCCGCTGGCGAGCAGGGCGAGGGTGATCACGCCCATCGTCTTCTGTGCGTCGTTCGTGCCGTGGGCCAGCGACACGAGCGAGGCCGAGCCGATCTGTCCCCATCGGAACCCGCTCTCCCGGTAGCGCTCGGCCACCCCCTCGGTGATCCGGTGGATCAGCCAGGTGCCGACGGCGGCGACCGCGATCGCGATGAGGGGGGAGAGCAGGGCGGGCAGGATCACCTTGCCGACGACGCCGTCCAGCTTGGTGCCGTCGCCTGCCCAGTTCACGCCGTGGAACCCGAGGCCGGCGATCGTGGCGCCGACCAGGCCGCCGAACAGCGCGTGCGACGAGCTCGACGGAAGCCCGAGCAACCAGGTCGCGAGGTTCCACAGGATGCCGCCGACGAGCCCGGCCAGCACGATGACCAGCAGGGCCTCGCCCCCGTCGGCCAGGAACTCGGGGCGCGGCGCACCGTCGGTGTCCTGGATCTTGATGACGGCGTTGGTGACGGTGAGGGCCACCTCGACCGACAGGAAGGCGCCGACGAGGTTGAGCGACGCCGACAGGGCGACCGCCACCCTCGGCCGCAGGGCACCGGTCGCGATGGAGGTCGCCATCGCGTTCCCGGTGTCGTGGAAGCCGTTGGTGAAGTCGAAGGCCAGGGCGGTGACGACCACCAGGCCGAGGATCACGAGTTCCGGGGTCACTCCGACAATGTGCTCCTCCACAGGACCGACCGGAAGACCGACGGCGCGGTGTTCAACCGCCGTTCATCCCTCGTGGTCTGATGGCCCGCCACGCCACGACCGGAGGAGGCACCGTGACCGACCTGGTCATCGAAGCAGCAGGGCTGCGCAAGGAGTTCCGCGGACGACGCGGCGTGCGCGTCGCGGTGGAGAACCTCGACCTCGCGGTGCCCGGGGGCGGCGTCCACGGCTTCCTCGGACCCAACGGGTCGGGCAAGACCACGACGATCCGGATGCTGCTCGGGCTGGCCCGGGCCACCCGTGGCGAGATGCGGCTCTTCGGCCAGCCCGTCCCCGAGAGCCTGCCGGCCGTCATCGACCGGGTCGGCGCCGTGGTCGAGTCGCCGAAGTTCTCCCCGCACTTCACCGGCCGCCAGAACCTGCTGCTGCTCTCGCGCAGCATCGGCGCCCCCGACACGCGCGTCGACGCCGCGATCGAGACGGTCGGCCTGACCGGGCGCGACGGCGACCGGTTCAAGTCCTACTCGCTCGGCATGAAGCAGCGCCTCGCGATCGCCGCGACACTCCTGAAGGACCCGCAGCTGCTGATCCTCGACGAGCCCACCAACGGCCTCGACCCGGCGGGCATCCGGGAGATCCGCGACACCATCCGCGACCTCGGCGAGCGCGGCGTCACCGTGCTGCTGAGCTCCCACATCCTCGCCGAGGTCCAGCAGGTCTGCACCTCGGCCACGATCATCGGCAACGGCCGGCTGCTCGCCTCGGGGCGCGTCGAGGACCTCCTCGACACCGGCGCCGCGGCCCACGCCGTCGAGGTCGCCGACCCCGACACCGCCACGCGGGTGCTCAGCGGCGCCGGTCTCACCGTCGCCGCGACGCCCACCGGCCTGCGCGTGGAGTCCGACGACCCCGCCGCGATCACCCGGATCCTCGGCGAGGCCGGCGTGTGGCTGTCCGCGCTCACGCCGCTGCGCCGCGACCTCGAGTCGGTCTTCCTCGAGCTCACCGCCGCCGACACGCTCGGCCACGAGCACCTCGACGGCGCCGACGGCCTCGGCCGGAAGGGCGGTGCCGCATGACCGGGCTGCTGCGGGTCGAGCTGACCCGGCTGCGGTGGCGCCGCGCCGTGCTGGTGCTGGTGGGCGCCGCCGTCCTGGTGCCGCTGGTGATCCTCGGCGTCCGCACCTACGACACCCGCCCCGTCGGCGACGGCGACCGGGCCGCGGCCCAGCAGCAGGTCGACGTCGAGCTCGAGTACATCGAGCAGGGCATCGCCGACTGCGAGCAGAACCCGCGCAACTTCGGCGTCGACCCCGACCGCGCCGAGCGCCAGTGCGCGCGCCAGTTCGGCTACCAGCCGCAGGTCGAGGACTACCTGTACCGCGAGCAGCTCAACGTCGCCCGCGAGCGCTCCAACAGTGCGCTGGCCGTCGTGGCGATCGTGGCCGCGCTGATGCTGCTCGCCGGGACGACGTACGTCGGGCACGACTGGAACTCCGGCTCGATGAGCAACCAGCTGCTGTTCGAGCCCCGGCGCCTGAGGGTGTGGCTGGCGAAGGCCGTCGCGGTCGCGCTGGTGGCGGCGTCGGTCGCGGTGGTGGGGCTGGTCCTCTTCTGGGGCGGGCTGCTCCTGGTCGCGCAGAGCCGCGACCTGCCCGTGCCGGGTCAGGTGGTCACCGACGTGGTGCAGCACGCGCTGCGGAGCACCCTGGCCATCACCGGGGCGGCGGTGTTCGGCTACGCGCTCACCACCCTGTCGCGCAGCACCGTGTTCACGATCGGCGTCCTGTTCGCCGTCTCGGTCGCCGGCGGCCTGATCTTCGCCCTCCTGCCGCAGTCGGCGTTGAGGTACGAGCCGTCGACCAACGCCGCCGCCGTGGTCAACGGGCGCGCCGAGTACTGGGTCCAGCCTCCCGAGGCCTGCTACGGGCCGCGGGTGCCCGACGGCCTCGACTGCGACGAGACCAAGGAGGTCAGCGTCCAGCACGGCACCGCGTACTACGCCGTGCTGATGCTCCTGGTCGGCGGCGCGTCGGCGGCGTCGTTCCGGCGCCGCGACATCTCCTAGGGGCGGTCCGCCGCAGCCCGGGCCGGCCCCCGGGGGTGACCCGTGGCGACGTAGGATCGACGGAGTGACGACCACTCCGACACCCCCCAGCACCGCCCCGAACGGCCGCAAGCTGCTGCGGCTCGAGGTCCGCAACGCCGAGACGCCGATCGAGCGCAAACCGGAGTGGATCAAGACCCGGGCGAAGATGGGTCCGGAGTACAAGGCGCTGCAGTCGCTGGTCAAGGCCGAGGGCCTGCACACCGTGTGCCAGGAGGCCGGCTGCCCCAACATCTTCGAGTGCTGGGAGGACCGCGAGGCGACGTTCCTGATCGGGGGCGAGCAGTGCACCCGACGCTGCGACTTCTGCCAGATCGACACCGGCAAGCCCGAGCCCCTCGACCGCGACGAGCCCCGCCGGGTCGCTGAGTCGGTGCAGAAGATGGAGCTGCGCTACGCCACCATCACCGGCGTCGCCCGCGACGACCTGCCCGACGGTGGCGCCTGGCTGTACGCCGAGACGGTGCGGATGATCCACGAGCTCAACCCCGGCATCGGCGTCGAGAACCTGATCCCCGACTTCAACGGCGACCCCGACCAGCTGCGCGAGGTGTTCGAGTCGCGGCCCGAGGTGCTGGCGCACAACGTGGAGACGGTCCCGCGGATCTTCAAGCGGATCCGCCCGGCGTTCCGCTACGAGCGCTCGCTCGACGTCATCACCGCGGCCCGCGACTTCGGCCTGGTGACCAAGTCCAACCTGATCCTCGGCATGGGCGAGACCCGCGAGGAGGTCTCGCAGGCGCTGCGCGACCTGCACGCGGCCGGCTGCGAGATCATCACGATCACCCAGTACCTGCGGCCCTCGGTCCGCCACCACCCGGTGGAGCGGTGGGTCAAGCCGGAGGAGTTCGTCGAGCTCAAGGACGAGGCCGACGAGATCGGTTTCTCGGGCGCCCTGTCCGGCCCGCTCGTCCGTTCGTCCTACCGCGCCGGTCGCCTGTACCGTCAGGCGATGGACGCGCGGGCGTCCGTCTGACCACTGACCCTTCGGGACGAGCGAGGCACGGCAACACATGGCACGGACGAAGAAGCCCCGGGAGACCGATCCCACCAAGATGAGTCGCCGTGGGCAGCTCCTCGAGACCTACAAGATGACCCGTGAGGTCGACACCCGGATCGGCCTGTGGATGGCCGGGGCGTTCCTCCTGTTCGGCGCCGTCGGGTTCGGTCTCTTCTGGGTCCTCCCGCCCAGCGACGGCACGTTCAGCCTCGTCATGGCGATCATCGGCGGCCTGCTGTTCGGCCTGCTCGGCATGATGGTCGTCTTCAGCCGCCGGGCCCAGCGGGCCGCGTTCAACCGGCTCGAGGGTCAGCTCGGCGCCGGCGCGCGGGCGCTCACCCTGCTGCGCCGCGGCTGGAAGACCGACGAGATGGTCGGCTTCACCAAGCAGCAGGACATGGTCCACCGCGTCGTCGGACCTCCCGGCATCGTCCTGGTCGGCGAGGGCAACCCGCACCGGCTCAAGACCCTGCTCGCCAGCGAGCGCCGCAAGCACGAGCGGGTCGCGTCGGAGACGCCGATCCACGAGGTCGTCGTCGGCAGCGGCGAGGGCCAGGTGCCGCTCCCCAAGCTGGTGCGCCACGTCCAGAAGCTCGGACGCAAGGTCAAGCCCGCCGAGATCACCGACATCCTCAACCGGCTCAAGGCCCTCGACGCCCAGCGCCCGAAGATCCCGCTCCCCCGCGGTCCGATGCCGACGTCCATGAAGGGCATGCGCGGCAACATGCGCGGCCGCTGAGGAAGGTCGCGCGAGCCTGCGAGCGCGAACCTGCCCGGTGCGCGCTAGCGGCGGGTCGCGGCGACCAGGGACCGGAAGACGTCGGCCCTGACCGTCGCGGTGCCGGCGGCGAGGTCGTGCAGACCCCGGCCGTCGGGCTTGAAGACCAGCGGCGGGACCACCAGCGCGACCAGCACCTGCCGCAGCAGCAGACGCAGCGGGTTGATCGGGCGCAGCCTTCCGTCGGCCGGGACCACGCGCAGGCCGGTGACGATCTTGCCGAAGGAGCCGGCGATCAGCCAGGTGAAGAGCACCGACTGCACGACGTACACGGCGAGCGTGACGAACTGCGCCGGGCTGCCCGGCTCGAAGTAGGCGTCACCGCCGATGAAGGCGATGACGACGAACATGCACACGAACCAGTCGACGAGGAGGGCGACCGCCCGGCGTCCCCACGACGCGGTCTCGAACGTCGCGCCTGCGGTCTTCTCCACGGCGCCAGCGTAGGTGGCGTCCGGGCGGCGGCGCGGACCACCCATCCCTCGACCACCTGTTACACGGGGGAAATAGAACGGATACGGTCTGGAAACGACTGGTTCGGTACGGTCGGACAGTGCCCGTGGCAAAGTCGCGGCGGGGCTCTCCAACCCGAGATTCGCGCTGCGCCCGAGGGCTCGCAGCCAAGGAGGACGAATGTTCAGCAATGCCGAGGAGCTGCTCGCCTACGTCAGGGACGAGGGCGTCGCGATGGTCGACGTCCGCTTCTGTGACCTGCCGGGCGTCATGCAGCACTTCACCGTCCCGGTCTCGTCGTTCGACGAGAGCGTCTTCGAGGACGGCCTCAACTTCGACGGTTCCTCGATCCGTGGCTTCCAGGCGATCCACGAGTCCGACATGTCGCTGTTCCCGGACCCGACGACGGCCTACATCGACCCGTTCCGCACCGCCAAGACCCTGGTCGTGAACTTCTTCATCCACGACCCGCTCACCGGCGAGCCCTACTCGCGCGACCCGCGCAACATCGCCAAGAAGGCCATGGCCTACCTGTCGACCACCGGCGTCGGCGACACCGCGTACTTCGCCCCCGAGGCCGAGTTCTACGTGTTCGACAACGTGCGCTTCGAGACCAAGGCCAACGCCGGCTACTACGAGATCAACTCCTCGGCCGGCGCGTGGAACACCGGTGACGCCTTCGAGAACGACAACCGCGGCTACAAGGTCAAGTACAAGGGCGGCTACTTCCCCGTCGCGCCGACCGACCACTTCGGCGAGCTCCGCGACGAGATGACCATCGAGCTCGAGAACGCCGGCCTCCAGGTCGAGCGCGCCCACCACGAGGTCGGCACCGCCGGCCAGGCGGAGATCAACTACCGCTTCGACGAGCTGCTCAAGGCCGCCGACGACGTGATGAAGTTCAAGTACATCATCAAGAACGTCGCCTGGCGCAACGGCAAGACCGCCACCTTCATGCCCAAGCCGATCTTCGGCGACAACGGCTCTGGCATGCACGTGCACCAGTCGATCTGGAACAACGGCGACCCGCTGTTCTACGACGAGACCGGCTACGGCGGCCTGTCCGACATGGCCCGCTACTACATCGGCGGCATCCTCAAGCACGCCCCGTCGCTGCTGGCCTTCACCAACCCAACGGTGAACTCCTACCACCGCCTGGTGCCCGGCTTCGAGGCCCCGATCTCGCTGGTGTACTCGCAGCGCAACCGCTCGGCCTGCGTCCGGATCCCGATCACCGGATCGAACCCCAAGGCCAAGCGCATCGAGTTCCGCTGTCCCGACCCGTCGGCGAACCCGTACCTCGCCTTCTCGGCGCTGCTGCTCGCCGGCCTCGACGGCATCAAGAACAAGATCGAGCCCGCCGCGCCGATCGACAAGGACATCTACGAGCTCCCGCCGGACGAGATGGCCGACATCGACCAGGTTCCGACCTCGCTGAACGCCGTCCTCGACTCGCTCGAGGCCGACCACGAGTTCCTGACGGCCGGCAACGTCTTCACGCCGGACCTGATCGAGACCTGGATCGACTTCAAGCGCACCCAGGAGATCCTCCCGGTCCAGATGCGCCCGCACCCGCACGAGTTCGAGCTGTACTACGACATCTGAGAACGGCCCTCGATCGAGGCCCTCGCACCCCGCTGACCGGCGGCGGAGCGGGGGCCTCCTTCGTGAGTTGACCGGCGTGCAGACACGCTCAGCCACGCTCGTCGGCCTGGTTGTTGCGGTGCAGCGACCGACAGCGGGTCAGTGCCCGCGCGTCGCGCGGTGGCTGCCGGCGCCGTGCTCGTGCAGCAGCTAGTGATTGCGCGCCGGCCGTCGCCTCGGAACGGACGAGCGGAGGCGGCGATCGGCGGACTCATCGCAGCCGAGACGCGCACGTCGCAACCCGGGGGAAAGTAGGTGCGACGTCGTCGTTCCAGGCCGACGATGTACCACCACGCCGGCCGCGTGTTGGCCTTGGAACGGTTGCACCTGTGACACAGGGCCTGGCCGTTGCTCGACACCGTCGCGCCGCCGCGGGACCACGGGTACACGTGATCAGCCTCTTCTGCGGGTCGGCTGCAACGACCCCACAGAAGCACCAGCGACCCTTCGCACCGGCCTCCGGCTCGACCCATGACGAGACGACGCGAGTCGTGCTTGAACAGTCGCCAAGGGTCTCTCGACGCAAGGACGCCGGGACCGCGGCCGAGCAGGGGAAACCGGAGGAGGCCCACGACGAGCACCGCCAGTGCGAGCCAGGGACCCCAGGGTGCGAGGGCTGCGACGACCCCGTCCCACACCTGCTCGACATCGAAGTCGGCCGGGGTGGTGGGGGTGCTCACCACGGCACGCTAGGGAGGCCCGGCCCGACTTGTCAGGAGAACGTTGAAGAAGGCGCGCCGCTGCCAGCCTCGGGCCATCTCCTGGAACCCGTCACCCCTCGACCATGCCGCTGGCAGGCGTCAGCCCGGATCGGACGTGCCGGGCTCGTCGAAGGTCAGCGTGAGCGTGGACCGGAGAGCAGTCGAGTCCTCGATCTCGGTCCGGGGCACCGGGTCCTGGTCTGCGGGCCACGCCGCGACGGCGGCGTACCGGAACCCGTCCTGCTTGGCAGCCTCGAACTCGAACTCGACGTCCTGCCCAGCCGTCAGCGACGCGAACCCGCCGACCAGCACCGACGAGAAGTGCGTC
It encodes the following:
- the glnA gene encoding type I glutamate--ammonia ligase — translated: MFSNAEELLAYVRDEGVAMVDVRFCDLPGVMQHFTVPVSSFDESVFEDGLNFDGSSIRGFQAIHESDMSLFPDPTTAYIDPFRTAKTLVVNFFIHDPLTGEPYSRDPRNIAKKAMAYLSTTGVGDTAYFAPEAEFYVFDNVRFETKANAGYYEINSSAGAWNTGDAFENDNRGYKVKYKGGYFPVAPTDHFGELRDEMTIELENAGLQVERAHHEVGTAGQAEINYRFDELLKAADDVMKFKYIIKNVAWRNGKTATFMPKPIFGDNGSGMHVHQSIWNNGDPLFYDETGYGGLSDMARYYIGGILKHAPSLLAFTNPTVNSYHRLVPGFEAPISLVYSQRNRSACVRIPITGSNPKAKRIEFRCPDPSANPYLAFSALLLAGLDGIKNKIEPAAPIDKDIYELPPDEMADIDQVPTSLNAVLDSLEADHEFLTAGNVFTPDLIETWIDFKRTQEILPVQMRPHPHEFELYYDI
- the lipA gene encoding lipoyl synthase, producing MTTTPTPPSTAPNGRKLLRLEVRNAETPIERKPEWIKTRAKMGPEYKALQSLVKAEGLHTVCQEAGCPNIFECWEDREATFLIGGEQCTRRCDFCQIDTGKPEPLDRDEPRRVAESVQKMELRYATITGVARDDLPDGGAWLYAETVRMIHELNPGIGVENLIPDFNGDPDQLREVFESRPEVLAHNVETVPRIFKRIRPAFRYERSLDVITAARDFGLVTKSNLILGMGETREEVSQALRDLHAAGCEIITITQYLRPSVRHHPVERWVKPEEFVELKDEADEIGFSGALSGPLVRSSYRAGRLYRQAMDARASV
- a CDS encoding DUF3349 domain-containing protein, which produces MTGPLSRVVAWLREGYPAGVPAQDYVPLLALLRRRLSDEEVVEIARELEEAGLAPHDHADIAVSISKVTDAMPSAADVDRVREHLAFRGFPRD
- the lipB gene encoding lipoyl(octanoyl) transferase LipB, which translates into the protein MTDLSFRVAGLAPDAVDYLAAWDLQREVHAGVVAGAPGTVLLLEHPPVYTAGKRTEQHERPADPGGADVVDVDRGGKITFHGPGQLVGYPIVRLPDHVKVVDYVRRVEEALIAVCRDLGVETARVPGRSGVWLRAGHGRPERKVAAIGIRVSRGVTMHGFSLNCDVDLGWYDRFVPCGIADAGVTTLSVETGRRVTVADVLPAVEAHLRHYLAWGPYTSTPDYDPRPEPGRTPRIELVRPGA
- a CDS encoding cold-shock protein — its product is MSASGVVRVWDDDEGWGVIDSALTPGGCWTHFSSVLVGGFASLTAGQDVEFEFEAAKQDGFRYAAVAAWPADQDPVPRTEIEDSTALRSTLTLTFDEPGTSDPG
- a CDS encoding RDD family protein; amino-acid sequence: MEKTAGATFETASWGRRAVALLVDWFVCMFVVIAFIGGDAYFEPGSPAQFVTLAVYVVQSVLFTWLIAGSFGKIVTGLRVVPADGRLRPINPLRLLLRQVLVALVVPPLVFKPDGRGLHDLAAGTATVRADVFRSLVAATRR
- a CDS encoding HNH endonuclease, coding for MGRAGGRCEGSLVLLWGRCSRPAEEADHVYPWSRGGATVSSNGQALCHRCNRSKANTRPAWWYIVGLERRRRTYFPPGCDVRVSAAMSPPIAASARPFRGDGRRAITSCCTSTAPAATARRAGTDPLSVAAPQQPGRRAWLSVSARRSTHEGGPRSAAGQRGARASIEGRSQMS
- a CDS encoding inorganic phosphate transporter; its protein translation is MTPELVILGLVVVTALAFDFTNGFHDTGNAMATSIATGALRPRVAVALSASLNLVGAFLSVEVALTVTNAVIKIQDTDGAPRPEFLADGGEALLVIVLAGLVGGILWNLATWLLGLPSSSSHALFGGLVGATIAGLGFHGVNWAGDGTKLDGVVGKVILPALLSPLIAIAVAAVGTWLIHRITEGVAERYRESGFRWGQIGSASLVSLAHGTNDAQKTMGVITLALLASGEWSDTTSIPLWVKVSCAVAIALGTYLGGWRIIRTLGKGLVEISSPQGMAAESSSAAVILTSSHLGFALSTTHVATGSILGTGVGKKGAEVRWGVAARMALAWLVTLPMAAVVGAVAWYAAHLVGGLPGAVAVFVVLVAASGAMYVRSRREPVDHDNVNADWDGMPTQAKV
- a CDS encoding ABC transporter ATP-binding protein is translated as MTDLVIEAAGLRKEFRGRRGVRVAVENLDLAVPGGGVHGFLGPNGSGKTTTIRMLLGLARATRGEMRLFGQPVPESLPAVIDRVGAVVESPKFSPHFTGRQNLLLLSRSIGAPDTRVDAAIETVGLTGRDGDRFKSYSLGMKQRLAIAATLLKDPQLLILDEPTNGLDPAGIREIRDTIRDLGERGVTVLLSSHILAEVQQVCTSATIIGNGRLLASGRVEDLLDTGAAAHAVEVADPDTATRVLSGAGLTVAATPTGLRVESDDPAAITRILGEAGVWLSALTPLRRDLESVFLELTAADTLGHEHLDGADGLGRKGGAA
- a CDS encoding ABC transporter permease subunit; translation: MTGLLRVELTRLRWRRAVLVLVGAAVLVPLVILGVRTYDTRPVGDGDRAAAQQQVDVELEYIEQGIADCEQNPRNFGVDPDRAERQCARQFGYQPQVEDYLYREQLNVARERSNSALAVVAIVAALMLLAGTTYVGHDWNSGSMSNQLLFEPRRLRVWLAKAVAVALVAASVAVVGLVLFWGGLLLVAQSRDLPVPGQVVTDVVQHALRSTLAITGAAVFGYALTTLSRSTVFTIGVLFAVSVAGGLIFALLPQSALRYEPSTNAAAVVNGRAEYWVQPPEACYGPRVPDGLDCDETKEVSVQHGTAYYAVLMLLVGGASAASFRRRDIS
- a CDS encoding DUF4191 domain-containing protein: MARTKKPRETDPTKMSRRGQLLETYKMTREVDTRIGLWMAGAFLLFGAVGFGLFWVLPPSDGTFSLVMAIIGGLLFGLLGMMVVFSRRAQRAAFNRLEGQLGAGARALTLLRRGWKTDEMVGFTKQQDMVHRVVGPPGIVLVGEGNPHRLKTLLASERRKHERVASETPIHEVVVGSGEGQVPLPKLVRHVQKLGRKVKPAEITDILNRLKALDAQRPKIPLPRGPMPTSMKGMRGNMRGR